The following proteins come from a genomic window of Larimichthys crocea isolate SSNF chromosome III, L_crocea_2.0, whole genome shotgun sequence:
- the mrpl41 gene encoding large ribosomal subunit protein mL41, translating to MGVLSTLMRGLVRGADRMSEFTSKRGSRTHNKGRGARPTGLKLSSAKFLSIRAMIPEFVVPNLEGFKLKPYVSYRCPRGSEPPLTAQSLFAEVVAPQIKRDFEEGTFSTQQLEKYGFEPTQEGKLFKLYPKNYVR from the coding sequence ATGGGTGTGTTATCCACGCTGATGAGGGGTCTGGTCAGAGGAGCGGACAGGATGTCTGAATTCACAAGCAAGCGTGGGTCGAGGACTCATAATAAAGGCAGGGGAGCAAGGCCTACTGGACTGAAACTGTCCAGTGCAAAGTTTCTGTCCATAAGGGCTATGATTCCCGAGTTCGTGGTGCCCAACTTGGAGGGCTTCAAGCTCAAACCCTACGTGTCGTATCGTTGCCCCAGAGGATCGGAGCCTCCACTCACAGCGCAGAGCTTGTTCGCTGAGGTCGTGGCCCCTCAGATCAAGAGAGACTTTGAAGAGGGCACTTtcagcacacagcagctggaGAAATACGGATTCGAGCCCACACAGGAGGGGAAGCTGTTCAAGCTCTATCCCAAAAACTATGTGCGTTAA